From a region of the Myroides sp. JBRI-B21084 genome:
- a CDS encoding ferritin-like domain-containing protein, whose amino-acid sequence MKKAVISVSNAQTTLDTNRRDFLKLSGVTLALASLTLVGCDDDPVMNTNNVFDLGKGDVGILNYAYALEQLEADFYTKVVNNFYAGISSKEKQLFTDLYHHEVIHRDFFKAAIGAATTNLLPKLEFQYPNVNFNDRNSVLATAKALEDTGVAAYNGAGKYISNPDYLVIAGKIVSVEARHASTIRDLINPLSTDFSGDDVIDANGLDLAKEPKEIVGVAASFIKTPFTWMEQGIQ is encoded by the coding sequence ATGAAAAAAGCAGTTATTTCTGTATCTAATGCACAAACCACATTAGATACCAATCGCAGAGATTTTTTAAAACTAAGCGGTGTTACTTTAGCTTTAGCTTCACTTACATTAGTTGGTTGCGATGATGATCCTGTAATGAATACAAACAACGTGTTTGATTTAGGTAAAGGCGATGTTGGTATTTTAAATTACGCATATGCTTTAGAACAATTAGAAGCCGACTTTTACACTAAAGTAGTGAACAACTTTTACGCCGGAATATCATCAAAAGAAAAACAACTTTTTACCGATTTATACCACCACGAAGTTATTCATAGAGACTTTTTTAAAGCCGCAATTGGTGCTGCAACAACTAATTTGTTGCCTAAGTTAGAATTTCAATATCCAAATGTAAATTTTAACGATCGAAATTCAGTTTTAGCAACCGCTAAAGCTTTAGAAGATACAGGTGTTGCAGCTTATAATGGTGCTGGCAAATACATATCTAACCCCGATTACCTTGTAATTGCTGGTAAAATTGTATCGGTTGAAGCGCGTCATGCTTCTACTATCAGAGATTTAATCAATCCATTATCAACCGATTTTTCTGGTGATGATGTGATCGATGCAAACGGTTTAGACCTTGCTAAAGAACCTAAAGAAATTGTTGGTGTTGCAGCAAGTTTTATTAAAACACCTTTTACTTGGATGGAACAAGGAATTCAATAA
- a CDS encoding YtxH domain-containing protein — translation MGKTGNTLVAILAGAAVGAIAGVLLAPDQGQKTRKKLSDGFKSGADDLNSKMDDLKNQVKSLISSKKANFEATIDGLVHKADDKKEDVIASLERKLAELKSQAANGVDKAKEATNKTADIIKTELK, via the coding sequence ATGGGAAAAACTGGGAATACATTAGTAGCAATTTTGGCAGGTGCAGCTGTAGGTGCAATTGCAGGAGTTTTATTAGCACCAGATCAAGGGCAAAAAACAAGAAAAAAACTTTCAGATGGGTTTAAATCTGGTGCCGATGATTTGAATTCTAAAATGGACGATTTAAAAAATCAGGTTAAAAGCTTAATTTCATCAAAAAAAGCAAATTTTGAAGCTACAATTGATGGATTGGTACATAAAGCCGATGATAAAAAAGAAGATGTTATTGCTAGCTTAGAGCGCAAATTAGCCGAATTAAAAAGTCAGGCTGCAAATGGTGTTGACAAAGCTAAAGAAGCAACTAACAAAACAGCAGATATTATTAAAACTGAACTTAAATAA
- a CDS encoding RNA polymerase sigma factor yields MYGVILRIVLSKEYTEEIIQDVFVKIWNSIDQYNNSKGRLYTWMINIARHTAIDYLKSKSFQNHLKNQPVTDVVYAIKEEVTSKQTDFIGFDKVLDKLDDEKKQLIVLAYYQGFTQVEISEKLKIPLGTVKTKIRNALLTLKDLLKEY; encoded by the coding sequence TTGTATGGAGTAATTTTGCGCATTGTATTATCAAAAGAATATACCGAAGAAATTATACAAGATGTATTTGTGAAAATTTGGAACAGTATTGATCAATACAACAATTCTAAAGGGCGTTTATACACCTGGATGATTAATATTGCGCGCCACACTGCAATTGATTATTTAAAATCGAAATCATTTCAAAACCATTTAAAAAACCAACCGGTTACAGATGTCGTATATGCTATTAAAGAGGAAGTTACTAGTAAGCAAACCGATTTTATTGGATTTGATAAAGTTTTAGATAAATTAGATGACGAAAAAAAGCAATTAATTGTTTTGGCTTATTACCAAGGTTTTACACAGGTTGAAATTTCTGAAAAATTAAAAATACCCTTAGGTACCGTAAAAACAAAAATTAGAAATGCCCTGTTAACATTAAAAGATTTACTTAAAGAATATTAA
- the gltX gene encoding glutamate--tRNA ligase yields the protein MTKPVRVRFAPSPTGPLHIGGVRTALFNYLFAKKNNGVFYIRIEDTDQNRFVPGAEQYIFEALQWLGIQPDETIGVNEKFGPYRQSDRKHLYKQYALELVHNGFAYYAFDTAEELDTLRKDAETNGKTFTYNHTVREILNTSLNMTHDELEARLFNKDPYVIRFKMPIDEKLTINDMIRGNVSFDTSLLDDKVLYKSDGMPTYHLANIVDDHLQQTSHVIRGEEWLPSLPLHFLLYRSFGWDAPEFAHLPLILKPVGNGKLSKRDGDKLGFPVFPLEWINESGEKSMGYREQGFFPEAVVNFLALLGWNDGTDKEIFSLNELIESFDLNRVNKSGAKFDPEKNKWFNHQYLINKSNIDLAPYLNQTLQQKQLNVNSETLSKVIALIKDRANLTTDLYDLCDYFFEAPQTYDEKASKNWKEETTTLMHQVIDVINSVEIFEAKQLENILKTWIQENELGMGKIMQPLRISMVGSMKGPDLFEIIEVLGKQETINRLQHAIGFFKKNQILTN from the coding sequence ATGACAAAACCAGTACGCGTGCGATTTGCCCCAAGCCCTACCGGTCCGTTACACATTGGTGGTGTACGAACGGCTTTATTTAATTATTTATTTGCAAAAAAAAATAACGGTGTTTTTTATATTAGAATTGAAGATACCGACCAAAATAGATTTGTGCCTGGTGCAGAACAATATATTTTTGAAGCTTTACAATGGTTAGGCATTCAACCCGATGAAACCATTGGTGTGAACGAAAAATTTGGACCATACCGCCAAAGCGATCGTAAACACTTATACAAACAATACGCTTTAGAATTAGTACATAATGGCTTTGCTTATTATGCTTTTGATACTGCCGAAGAATTAGATACATTACGTAAAGATGCCGAAACCAACGGTAAAACCTTTACTTATAACCATACCGTACGCGAAATACTTAATACTTCGCTAAACATGACGCATGATGAATTAGAAGCGCGCTTGTTTAATAAAGATCCTTACGTAATTCGTTTTAAAATGCCTATCGATGAAAAATTAACTATTAACGATATGATTCGTGGCAATGTAAGCTTTGATACTTCTTTGTTAGATGATAAAGTATTGTATAAGTCCGATGGTATGCCAACGTATCATTTAGCAAATATTGTTGACGATCATTTACAACAAACTTCACATGTTATACGTGGCGAAGAATGGTTGCCATCATTGCCTTTACATTTTTTATTGTATCGTTCTTTTGGATGGGATGCTCCTGAATTTGCACATTTACCACTAATTTTAAAACCTGTTGGCAATGGTAAATTATCTAAACGCGATGGTGATAAATTAGGTTTTCCGGTGTTTCCGTTAGAATGGATTAATGAATCAGGTGAAAAATCAATGGGATACCGCGAACAAGGCTTTTTCCCAGAAGCTGTTGTAAACTTTTTAGCTTTATTAGGATGGAACGATGGTACAGATAAAGAAATTTTTTCACTAAACGAATTAATCGAATCTTTTGATTTAAATCGTGTAAATAAATCGGGCGCTAAATTCGATCCTGAAAAAAACAAATGGTTTAACCACCAATATTTAATCAACAAATCAAACATCGATTTAGCACCTTACTTAAATCAAACTTTACAACAAAAACAATTAAATGTTAACAGCGAAACTTTATCAAAAGTAATTGCTTTAATTAAAGACCGCGCTAATTTAACAACTGATTTGTATGATTTATGTGATTATTTCTTTGAAGCTCCACAAACTTACGACGAAAAAGCATCAAAAAACTGGAAAGAAGAAACCACAACTTTAATGCACCAAGTAATTGATGTAATTAATTCGGTAGAAATTTTTGAAGCTAAACAACTAGAAAATATTCTAAAAACCTGGATTCAAGAAAATGAATTAGGTATGGGTAAAATTATGCAACCCCTTAGAATTTCAATGGTTGGATCTATGAAAGGACCTGATTTATTTGAAATTATTGAGGTTTTAGGCAAACAAGAAACCATTAATCGTTTACAGCACGCCATTGGTTTTTTTAAAAAAAATCAAATTTTAACAAATTAA
- a CDS encoding DUF6327 family protein, whose product MKTVYTSYEEIDKELEIRKLEREISFRKLSKNADDISQFFTPANFIKGGLLTLGSNLSHSKEIKTFVLSTLMNFMINKFIKRK is encoded by the coding sequence ATGAAAACAGTCTACACATCATACGAAGAAATTGATAAAGAGCTTGAAATTCGTAAACTTGAGCGCGAAATTAGCTTTAGAAAATTAAGTAAAAATGCCGATGATATTTCGCAATTTTTTACACCAGCCAATTTTATAAAAGGTGGTTTGCTAACTTTAGGTTCTAATTTAAGTCATTCTAAAGAAATTAAAACTTTTGTTTTATCAACTTTAATGAATTTTATGATTAATAAATTCATAAAAAGAAAATAA
- a CDS encoding anti-sigma factor, producing the protein MNTKEYISSGIIESYILGNATKEEAAILECVMKNNEEVRLAFDEIQKTLEDFTTLQAITPPSDLKGKIWQKLQQQNTNEITLPKNQTANSQTTKIAEKPIIDLVVKKWVAAASVLLLISLGTNFFWYQFKKQQQNQINNLNVQLTLQTNAYKQIENKWNLVSNPNMQTIVLNGVEKYPTAKAMVFWNKTTKEVYLHAVSLPQPPKGMQYQLWAIVNGKPVSAGLYAQKNDAKTVLATINNAENFAITLEKAGGANSPTLENMYVIGKV; encoded by the coding sequence TTGAATACAAAAGAATACATATCGTCTGGAATTATAGAATCATATATTCTTGGTAATGCAACAAAAGAAGAAGCAGCTATTTTGGAATGTGTTATGAAGAATAATGAAGAGGTAAGGCTTGCTTTTGATGAAATTCAAAAAACGCTTGAAGATTTTACAACTTTACAAGCCATTACTCCACCTAGCGATTTAAAAGGAAAAATTTGGCAAAAGTTACAACAACAAAATACAAACGAAATTACGTTACCAAAAAACCAAACAGCTAATAGTCAAACAACTAAAATAGCGGAAAAACCAATTATTGATTTAGTAGTAAAAAAATGGGTAGCAGCCGCATCGGTTTTATTGCTAATAAGTTTAGGAACTAACTTTTTTTGGTATCAGTTTAAAAAACAGCAGCAAAATCAAATTAATAATTTAAATGTACAGCTTACATTACAAACAAATGCGTATAAGCAAATTGAAAATAAATGGAACTTAGTTTCAAACCCAAATATGCAAACAATTGTTTTAAATGGTGTAGAAAAATACCCTACTGCTAAGGCAATGGTATTTTGGAATAAAACAACAAAAGAAGTTTATTTACACGCTGTAAGTTTGCCGCAACCACCAAAAGGCATGCAATATCAATTATGGGCTATAGTAAATGGTAAACCCGTAAGTGCAGGTTTATATGCACAAAAAAACGATGCTAAAACTGTACTAGCTACCATAAATAATGCAGAAAACTTTGCAATAACTTTAGAAAAAGCTGGCGGTGCAAACTCACCTACCCTTGAAAACATGTATGTTATAGGAAAAGTTTAG
- a CDS encoding SPFH domain-containing protein codes for MDLLIYLLIAVALFVLASSFFTVKQQTAVIIERFGKYQSIRNSGLQIKIPVVDRIAGRLNLRIQQLDVIIETKTKDNVFVKMKVSVQFKVVQERVYEAFYKLEYPHDQITSYVFDVVRAEVPKLKLDDVFERKDDIAIAVKRELNDAMVTYGYDIINTLITDIDPDVQVKHAMNRINAADREKTAAEYEGEAERIRIVAKAKAEAESKRLQGQGIADQRREIARGLVESVDVLNTVGINSQEASALIVVTQHYDTLQSIGSENNSNLILLPNSPQAGSDMLNNMVASFTASNQVGEAMKKASDNKNGTN; via the coding sequence ATGGATTTACTAATTTACCTATTAATTGCCGTAGCTTTATTTGTTTTGGCATCATCATTCTTCACAGTTAAACAGCAAACAGCTGTAATTATTGAGCGTTTTGGAAAATATCAATCCATACGTAACTCTGGTTTACAAATTAAAATACCTGTTGTAGACCGTATTGCAGGCCGATTAAACTTGCGTATTCAACAATTAGATGTAATTATTGAAACCAAAACAAAAGATAACGTTTTTGTTAAAATGAAAGTTTCGGTACAATTTAAAGTAGTTCAAGAACGCGTGTACGAAGCTTTTTACAAACTTGAATATCCACATGATCAAATTACATCTTATGTATTTGATGTGGTTCGTGCTGAAGTTCCTAAGCTTAAACTTGATGATGTTTTTGAAAGAAAAGATGATATTGCAATTGCTGTGAAAAGAGAACTTAACGATGCAATGGTTACTTATGGCTACGACATTATTAATACGCTTATAACCGACATTGACCCTGATGTGCAAGTAAAACATGCAATGAACAGAATTAATGCTGCAGATCGCGAAAAAACAGCAGCAGAATACGAAGGTGAAGCTGAACGTATAAGAATTGTTGCAAAAGCAAAAGCAGAAGCTGAATCTAAACGCCTACAAGGTCAAGGTATTGCAGATCAACGCCGCGAAATTGCACGTGGTTTAGTAGAATCTGTTGATGTTTTAAATACTGTAGGTATTAATTCTCAAGAAGCATCAGCTTTAATTGTAGTTACTCAACATTATGATACGTTACAGTCAATTGGCTCAGAAAACAATTCAAACTTAATTTTATTACCTAATTCACCACAAGCTGGTAGTGATATGTTAAATAATATGGTTGCATCATTTACAGCGAGCAATCAAGTAGGTGAGGCCATGAAAAAAGCCTCTGATAATAAAAACGGTACCAATTAG
- a CDS encoding ferritin-like domain-containing protein, whose protein sequence is MNILQILDKLSDDKFYSQKASRFDALNGITNFSKKAALAAIPLGLGSLLTTKANANNSTTFAKSNLSNALQLALTLEYLEDEYYRIGLDAAGLIPNNDRSVFMQISKHETAHVAFLKSALTSLGEIPIAKPTFDFTAGGNFNPFTDYNQFLILAQAFEDTGVRAYKGQAGNVMGNQQILQAALQIHAVEARHASQVRRMRGNKGWIELDNGGNMPAATNAVYANEDNINQAGFNTSMLFGNEAGSAAFDEVLSGSDATTIASLFIV, encoded by the coding sequence ATGAATATTTTACAAATTTTAGATAAGCTTTCCGATGATAAATTTTATTCTCAAAAAGCTTCACGATTTGATGCTTTAAATGGCATTACAAATTTTAGTAAAAAAGCTGCATTGGCTGCAATTCCATTAGGATTAGGTAGTTTATTAACTACAAAAGCAAATGCAAACAACAGTACAACTTTTGCAAAAAGCAATTTATCAAATGCGTTACAATTAGCATTAACTTTAGAATATTTAGAAGATGAATATTACCGCATTGGGCTAGATGCTGCTGGTTTAATACCAAATAACGACCGTAGTGTTTTTATGCAAATTTCTAAACACGAAACAGCTCATGTTGCTTTTTTAAAATCGGCATTAACATCGTTAGGTGAAATTCCTATTGCTAAACCAACTTTCGATTTTACTGCAGGCGGAAATTTTAATCCCTTTACAGATTATAATCAATTTTTAATACTAGCACAAGCCTTTGAAGACACTGGTGTACGCGCATACAAAGGACAAGCGGGTAATGTTATGGGAAACCAACAAATATTACAAGCCGCCTTACAAATACATGCTGTTGAAGCCAGACACGCTTCACAAGTACGCAGAATGAGAGGTAACAAAGGCTGGATTGAATTAGACAATGGCGGAAACATGCCTGCTGCAACAAATGCTGTTTACGCAAATGAAGATAATATAAACCAAGCTGGTTTTAACACATCAATGCTCTTTGGAAACGAAGCTGGTTCGGCAGCTTTTGACGAGGTTTTATCTGGATCAGACGCAACAACAATTGCATCGTTATTTATTGTATAA
- the msrB gene encoding peptide-methionine (R)-S-oxide reductase MsrB, giving the protein MQKHFHKIIYAIIFLTLQSGFAQEQLYKKANPYYSRTAVNVLNVSNTEWKKILSKPLYQVAREGATERAFTGKYYKHNKKGVYYCAVCGNALFFSTAKFASTCGWPSFYEPVRANSVHYRKDFSYDMERTEVLCARCESHLGHIFNDGPLPTGKRFCMNSICLQFEPLTN; this is encoded by the coding sequence ATGCAAAAGCATTTTCATAAAATTATTTACGCAATTATATTTTTAACGTTACAAAGTGGTTTTGCACAAGAGCAACTTTATAAAAAAGCAAATCCATATTATTCGCGTACAGCTGTTAACGTTTTAAACGTATCAAATACAGAATGGAAAAAAATTCTTTCAAAACCATTGTATCAAGTGGCACGTGAAGGTGCAACAGAACGTGCCTTTACAGGAAAATATTACAAACACAACAAAAAAGGTGTTTACTATTGTGCTGTTTGTGGCAATGCTTTATTTTTTTCAACAGCAAAATTTGCTTCAACATGTGGTTGGCCATCTTTTTACGAACCTGTACGTGCAAATAGTGTACACTATAGAAAAGATTTTTCATATGATATGGAACGTACCGAAGTACTTTGTGCTAGATGTGAATCGCATTTAGGTCATATTTTTAATGATGGTCCTTTGCCTACTGGTAAACGTTTTTGCATGAATTCTATTTGTTTACAGTTTGAACCTTTAACTAATTAA
- a CDS encoding OmpA family protein encodes MKKGIYTAALFTVFLLGNTAAQAQAGVKTANKQYDQWAYIDALDIYEKVANKGYASKDLLEKLGNAYYFNARYSEASKHYARLFSENATDEIGSEYYYRYAQTLQHLGQESKAKTYYDAFVAKAGSSTQIAKIRKNEAELKQQIQANSGRYDKVENLEINTAYADYGSYVYNSELYFTSARDTGGMHKREHSWTGAAFTSLYNVASSASANDKVTRLKGSVKSPLNESTAIITSDGNTMYFTRNNYINKSRKYDSKKNTNLKIYRAEKVDGKWENVSELPFNSDEFNTAHPTLSKDERTMYFSSDRPGGFGSSDLWQVAIHPSGAFGGPVNMGEGINTEARETFPYVTADNDLYFSSDGRVGLGGLDVYATKLDRNSTPGEIQNLGTPINSNADDFAYYIDSASKEGFFSSNRDGGKGNDDIYRFAEVKPLQLECLQKLLLKVVDAKNRELITDATVSLYNNMYGALESTTTYQNSSYQLKNEFKCGETYRLKAEKEGYITKEDVVVLPNESGVTEHTIVLEQAKTPIKLGDDLFKALNLNPIYFDLDKYNIRPDAAAELAKVLAVLEEYPTMKIDIRSHTDSRAPFKYNEKLSDNRAKSTRAWLIAKGISASRLTAKGYGERQLVNECSDGVKCTEEQHQANRRSEFIIVEM; translated from the coding sequence ATGAAAAAAGGAATATACACAGCAGCCTTATTCACGGTTTTTTTACTAGGGAATACGGCCGCGCAAGCACAAGCAGGCGTAAAAACCGCCAATAAGCAATACGACCAATGGGCGTATATAGATGCCTTAGACATTTACGAAAAAGTAGCCAACAAAGGCTATGCAAGTAAAGATTTGTTAGAAAAGCTAGGCAACGCGTACTATTTTAATGCGCGCTACAGCGAAGCCAGCAAACATTACGCACGCTTATTTAGCGAAAACGCTACCGATGAAATAGGCAGCGAATACTATTACCGCTATGCACAAACGTTGCAGCATTTAGGTCAAGAAAGCAAAGCAAAGACCTATTACGATGCGTTTGTAGCAAAAGCCGGCAGCAGCACGCAAATAGCAAAAATACGTAAAAACGAAGCCGAGCTAAAACAGCAAATCCAAGCCAACTCAGGGCGTTATGACAAGGTAGAGAATTTAGAAATCAACACGGCCTATGCCGATTACGGCAGCTATGTATACAATAGCGAGTTGTATTTTACCAGTGCACGCGATACCGGAGGAATGCACAAACGCGAACACAGCTGGACAGGAGCTGCCTTTACCAGTTTATACAACGTAGCCTCAAGTGCTAGTGCAAACGATAAAGTAACGCGATTAAAAGGCAGTGTAAAATCGCCATTAAACGAGTCAACAGCGATCATCACATCCGATGGGAACACGATGTACTTTACGCGCAACAATTACATAAACAAAAGCCGTAAGTACGATTCAAAGAAGAACACGAACTTAAAGATTTACCGTGCCGAGAAGGTAGACGGTAAGTGGGAAAACGTAAGCGAATTACCTTTTAACAGCGACGAATTTAACACGGCACACCCTACATTAAGTAAAGACGAACGCACGATGTACTTTTCAAGCGATCGTCCGGGAGGCTTTGGAAGTTCCGATTTATGGCAAGTAGCCATTCATCCATCAGGTGCCTTTGGCGGTCCGGTAAACATGGGCGAAGGGATCAACACCGAAGCACGTGAAACCTTTCCTTATGTAACAGCAGATAATGACTTGTATTTTTCAAGTGATGGTCGTGTAGGATTAGGTGGATTAGACGTTTATGCCACCAAATTAGATCGCAACAGCACCCCAGGCGAGATACAAAATTTAGGAACGCCAATAAACAGCAACGCGGACGATTTTGCGTATTACATAGACTCAGCAAGTAAAGAAGGATTTTTCTCAAGCAACCGCGATGGCGGCAAGGGGAACGATGATATTTACCGCTTTGCCGAAGTAAAACCATTACAATTAGAATGTTTACAAAAGTTGCTATTAAAAGTAGTAGATGCAAAAAACAGAGAGCTAATAACCGATGCAACAGTAAGTTTATACAACAACATGTACGGAGCGTTGGAAAGCACTACCACATACCAAAACAGCAGCTATCAATTAAAAAACGAGTTTAAGTGTGGGGAAACCTACCGTTTAAAAGCTGAAAAAGAAGGGTATATAACCAAAGAAGACGTGGTTGTATTACCAAACGAAAGTGGCGTAACGGAGCACACAATAGTTTTAGAACAAGCGAAAACCCCAATAAAATTAGGCGACGATTTGTTTAAAGCATTAAACTTAAATCCAATTTATTTTGATTTAGACAAGTATAATATACGTCCGGATGCAGCGGCAGAATTAGCCAAAGTATTAGCGGTATTAGAAGAATATCCAACGATGAAGATAGATATACGTTCGCATACCGATAGTAGAGCGCCGTTTAAATACAACGAAAAATTATCAGATAATCGAGCGAAATCAACCAGAGCATGGTTAATAGCTAAAGGAATAAGCGCATCGCGTTTAACAGCCAAAGGCTATGGCGAACGCCAATTGGTAAACGAATGTTCAGACGGAGTGAAATGTACCGAAGAACAACACCAAGCAAACCGCAGATCTGAGTTTATTATTGTAGAAATGTAG
- a CDS encoding fasciclin domain-containing protein, with translation MKIKTTIAVFVLAALTCTFNATAQKMNEKTVMVGGAPMYPSKNIIENAVNSNDHKTLVAAVKAAGLVETLQSKGPFTVFAPTDKAFAKLPKGTIDHVLKPENKAILTQILTYHVLAGNYSAEKVWEAVKANNGKVTMTTVAGAPLTFWTKGKNLYATDVKGNNAKVTIANVNQSNGVIHVIDTVLMP, from the coding sequence ATGAAAATTAAAACTACAATTGCAGTATTTGTTTTAGCAGCTTTAACATGTACTTTTAACGCAACCGCACAAAAAATGAACGAAAAAACAGTAATGGTAGGTGGTGCCCCAATGTATCCTTCTAAAAACATTATTGAAAATGCGGTAAATTCAAACGATCACAAAACATTAGTTGCTGCAGTAAAAGCAGCAGGTTTGGTTGAAACATTACAATCTAAAGGTCCGTTCACCGTTTTTGCACCAACTGATAAAGCTTTTGCTAAATTACCTAAAGGTACAATTGATCATGTTTTAAAGCCAGAAAACAAAGCTATTTTAACACAAATACTTACATACCATGTACTTGCTGGTAATTACAGCGCAGAAAAAGTATGGGAAGCTGTTAAAGCTAATAATGGTAAAGTTACCATGACAACTGTTGCAGGTGCACCATTAACTTTTTGGACAAAAGGTAAAAACCTTTATGCTACCGATGTTAAAGGCAACAATGCCAAAGTTACAATTGCAAATGTTAATCAATCTAACGGCGTTATACATGTTATAGACACAGTTTTAATGCCATAA
- a CDS encoding PorP/SprF family type IX secretion system membrane protein has protein sequence MNISRNINRLLLGLTLLGCAQAHSQQDPQYTNYMYNTININPAYAGSRGALSIFGLHRSQWVGLEGAPRTNSFSINTPISESKVGLGISFVNDALGVTDENTLSVDFSYTVDLNNRDSKLSFGLKGSANLLNVSYSKLNKYNPNDPQVQNDISNQFTPNIGAGVYWHTNKSYVGLSVPYFLESTRYDDNIQSTMNQRMHFFLMGGHVFELNPMLKFKPAFLLKAVEGAPLQADITGNFLINEKLTLGAAYRWDAAWSALVGFQVSKGLFVGYSYDSDIRALRNYNNGSHEIFMRFELFNKYRRVNSPRFF, from the coding sequence ATGAATATTTCAAGAAATATCAATAGATTATTGTTAGGATTAACTTTGTTGGGATGTGCACAAGCACATTCCCAACAAGATCCACAGTACACCAACTATATGTACAACACCATCAACATCAACCCGGCGTATGCAGGAAGTAGAGGAGCGTTAAGCATATTTGGTTTACACCGCAGCCAATGGGTAGGCTTAGAAGGAGCACCCCGAACCAATTCGTTTTCAATCAACACACCTATTTCAGAGAGCAAAGTAGGCTTAGGAATTAGTTTTGTAAACGATGCGTTAGGAGTAACGGATGAGAATACATTAAGCGTAGATTTTTCGTACACAGTTGATCTAAACAACCGCGATAGCAAGTTAAGTTTTGGATTAAAAGGCTCGGCGAACCTTTTAAATGTATCGTATTCAAAATTAAATAAGTACAACCCGAACGATCCACAAGTACAAAACGATATCAGCAATCAATTCACTCCCAACATAGGAGCAGGTGTTTACTGGCATACCAACAAAAGTTACGTAGGATTATCGGTACCTTATTTCTTAGAGAGCACCCGCTACGATGACAACATTCAAAGCACGATGAACCAAAGAATGCACTTTTTCTTAATGGGAGGTCATGTATTTGAGCTGAATCCGATGTTAAAATTCAAGCCAGCCTTTTTATTAAAAGCAGTAGAAGGCGCGCCCTTACAAGCAGACATCACGGGAAACTTTTTAATCAACGAAAAGTTAACCTTAGGAGCAGCATACCGTTGGGACGCAGCTTGGAGTGCATTAGTAGGCTTTCAAGTAAGCAAAGGGTTATTTGTAGGCTATAGTTACGACAGCGATATACGAGCATTACGCAACTACAACAACGGTTCACATGAGATTTTTATGCGCTTTGAATTGTTTAACAAATACCGCCGCGTGAACTCGCCGCGATTCTTTTAA